One genomic region from Haloarcula taiwanensis encodes:
- a CDS encoding DNA-binding protein: MALDPPAPFELPTAMLQAIEYAGVTIPQTVVLVGGTAVIVFLIVLSAFFSSSEIAMFSLPAHRTEALVEDGVPGARTLKQLKADPHRLLVTILVGNNLVNIAMSSIATGLLALYLSQGQAVAIATFGITAIVLLFGESAPKSYAVENTESWALRISKPLKAAEKVLLPLILLFDYLTRVVNKITGGRSAIETSYVTREEIQDIIETGEREGVLDEDEREMLQRTLRFNDTIAKEVMTPRLDMTAVAKEASVEEALETCIQSGHARIPVYEGSLDNVIGVIHIRDLVRDLNYGEALARDMELEDLIEPTLHVPESKNVDDLLTEMRAERLHMVIVIDEFGTTEGLVTMEDLTEEIVGEILEGEEEEPIEYVDDDTVTVKGEVNIEEVNEALDLDLPEGEEFETIAGFIFNRAGRLVEEGETITYDGVEIRVEQVENTRIMKARVVRLETDATEPVDAEEASD, translated from the coding sequence ATGGCCCTGGATCCACCTGCGCCGTTTGAGCTGCCTACAGCGATGTTGCAGGCTATCGAATACGCCGGCGTCACGATACCCCAAACCGTGGTGCTGGTCGGTGGCACCGCCGTTATCGTCTTCCTCATCGTCCTGTCGGCGTTCTTCTCATCCTCGGAGATCGCTATGTTCTCGCTGCCCGCACACCGGACAGAGGCTCTCGTTGAGGACGGCGTCCCGGGCGCGAGGACGCTCAAGCAACTCAAGGCGGACCCGCACCGCCTGCTCGTGACGATTCTCGTCGGGAACAACCTCGTCAACATTGCGATGTCCTCCATCGCGACCGGGCTGCTTGCACTCTATCTCTCTCAGGGGCAAGCCGTCGCCATCGCGACGTTCGGCATTACCGCCATCGTGCTCCTGTTCGGTGAGAGCGCGCCGAAGAGCTACGCCGTCGAGAACACTGAGTCGTGGGCGCTGCGCATCTCCAAGCCGCTCAAGGCTGCCGAGAAGGTGCTGCTCCCGCTCATCCTGCTGTTCGACTACCTCACGCGCGTCGTCAACAAAATCACCGGGGGGCGCTCCGCCATCGAGACCTCCTACGTCACCCGCGAGGAGATACAGGACATCATCGAGACGGGTGAGCGCGAAGGCGTCCTCGACGAGGACGAACGTGAGATGCTTCAGCGCACCCTCCGATTCAACGACACCATCGCCAAGGAGGTGATGACCCCGCGGCTGGACATGACCGCTGTCGCCAAGGAGGCCTCCGTCGAGGAAGCGCTGGAGACCTGTATCCAGAGCGGCCACGCCCGCATCCCCGTCTACGAGGGGAGCCTGGACAACGTCATCGGTGTCATCCACATCCGTGACCTCGTTCGGGACCTCAACTACGGCGAGGCGCTGGCCCGCGACATGGAACTGGAGGACTTAATCGAGCCGACGCTGCACGTCCCCGAGTCGAAGAACGTCGACGACCTGCTGACCGAGATGCGGGCCGAACGCCTGCACATGGTCATCGTCATCGACGAGTTCGGGACTACCGAGGGACTGGTGACGATGGAGGACCTGACCGAAGAAATCGTCGGCGAGATACTCGAAGGCGAGGAGGAAGAGCCGATAGAGTACGTTGACGACGACACCGTGACGGTCAAAGGCGAGGTCAACATCGAGGAGGTCAACGAGGCGCTGGATCTGGACCTGCCCGAAGGCGAGGAGTTCGAGACCATCGCCGGCTTCATCTTCAACCGGGCGGGTCGACTGGTCGAGGAGGGCGAGACCATCACCTACGACGGCGTCGAGATCCGCGTCGAACAGGTCGAGAACACGCGCATCATGAAAGCTCGTGTCGTCCGCCTCGAAACCGACGCGACGGAGCCGGTCGACGCCGAAGAAGCCTCGGACTGA
- a CDS encoding type 1 glutamine amidotransferase domain-containing protein, with translation MPSALFVVSEHGYWGEECIEPLTTLTEAGLDITVATPTGEPPVLDERSVDPDEVGEDLSEHVRKVHETDERLNNPIPLAQADADDYDTVVFPGGHGAEWDITQDTHARELLRESVAGDDGKALVVCHTVGILAFTRDSDGEFLVDGRSVTGFPNAWEEGIVDENDLLPDGRKLPYWVEDEVKAAGADWDAELDADTSVTVDGDLITARGPPSSSEAARTLLDELGIETSA, from the coding sequence ATGCCATCCGCACTATTTGTCGTAAGCGAACACGGCTACTGGGGCGAAGAATGTATCGAGCCACTGACGACCCTCACAGAGGCCGGTCTGGATATCACGGTGGCGACACCGACCGGCGAGCCGCCGGTACTTGACGAACGCTCCGTCGATCCCGACGAAGTCGGCGAAGACCTCTCGGAACACGTTCGTAAGGTCCATGAGACTGACGAGCGCCTGAACAACCCGATTCCGCTGGCACAGGCCGATGCCGACGACTACGACACTGTTGTGTTCCCCGGTGGTCACGGCGCTGAGTGGGATATCACACAAGACACGCACGCCCGTGAACTGCTGCGTGAGAGCGTCGCTGGCGACGACGGAAAGGCCCTCGTCGTCTGTCACACGGTCGGGATTCTGGCCTTTACTCGCGACAGCGACGGCGAGTTCCTCGTCGACGGCCGTTCGGTCACCGGCTTCCCGAACGCCTGGGAGGAGGGCATCGTCGACGAGAACGACCTGCTCCCCGACGGCCGGAAGCTCCCGTACTGGGTCGAAGACGAGGTGAAGGCCGCCGGCGCAGACTGGGACGCAGAACTCGACGCCGACACCAGCGTGACCGTCGATGGCGACCTCATCACAGCTCGTGGCCCACCGTCCTCGAGCGAGGCCGCCCGGACGCTGCTCGACGAACTCGGCATCGAGACGTCCGCGTAA
- a CDS encoding cobalamin biosynthesis protein CobW, with protein sequence MRDTIPVTILSGSLGAGKTTLLNHLLTEAGDRDIAVLVNDMGTVNVDAELIAEGSELDVDDGVAELSNGCICCELQDDLETAVVRLANDRDFDALVVESSGISEPAPVARLFTTESRVAALYRVDTLVTVLDTRLFLDAFAGETPERRGAGTTDGDADEADAGGGDPAAADGDRPLSDLMVEQVELSNLVVLNKADLCSDAELDEAEELVGALQPDAETVRTTFSQVDPDRLFDRGLFNPDKIADLPGWKRALAEDGHSHGNATHEEDGHDHHHPEEVYGVTSFTYRRRRPFHPERLAEALRDLPASVVRSKGTVWLAGTDCRVVVGQAGPSIRAEAQGPWIASLPDIERDMYRSNRPDLDWHDEHGDRRTELVFIGTDYDEDGLRSALDDALVTDEEWGDGDPSTGPFPAEQGEETVIRSP encoded by the coding sequence ATGCGCGACACCATCCCCGTCACGATTCTCTCCGGCAGCCTCGGAGCCGGGAAGACGACACTGCTGAACCACCTGCTGACAGAAGCCGGCGACCGCGACATCGCCGTCCTCGTCAACGACATGGGGACGGTCAACGTCGACGCCGAACTCATCGCCGAGGGGTCCGAACTCGACGTGGACGACGGCGTCGCCGAACTGTCGAACGGCTGTATCTGCTGTGAGCTACAGGACGACCTCGAAACGGCGGTGGTCCGGCTGGCGAACGACCGGGACTTCGACGCGCTGGTCGTCGAGTCGTCGGGCATCTCCGAGCCGGCACCCGTCGCGCGGCTGTTCACCACCGAGTCGCGAGTAGCGGCGCTCTATCGGGTCGACACGCTCGTGACGGTGCTCGACACCAGGCTGTTCCTCGACGCCTTCGCCGGCGAGACGCCGGAGCGGCGGGGGGCCGGCACAACGGACGGGGATGCAGACGAGGCCGACGCGGGCGGCGGCGACCCGGCGGCCGCCGACGGCGACCGTCCGCTCTCGGATTTGATGGTCGAGCAGGTCGAACTCTCGAACCTCGTCGTGTTGAACAAGGCGGACCTCTGTTCCGACGCGGAACTCGACGAGGCCGAAGAACTTGTGGGGGCGCTCCAGCCCGACGCCGAGACGGTCCGGACGACCTTCTCACAGGTCGACCCCGACCGGCTGTTCGACCGTGGGCTGTTCAACCCCGACAAGATTGCCGACCTGCCGGGCTGGAAGCGGGCGCTGGCCGAGGACGGGCACAGCCACGGCAACGCCACACACGAGGAGGACGGCCACGACCACCACCACCCTGAGGAGGTGTACGGCGTCACCTCCTTCACCTACCGCCGCCGCCGGCCGTTCCACCCCGAGCGGCTCGCCGAGGCGCTGCGGGACCTGCCGGCGAGCGTCGTCCGCTCGAAGGGGACCGTCTGGCTGGCGGGCACCGACTGCCGCGTCGTCGTCGGGCAGGCCGGCCCGTCGATACGGGCCGAGGCCCAGGGTCCCTGGATTGCGAGCCTCCCCGACATCGAGCGGGACATGTACCGCTCGAACCGGCCGGACCTCGACTGGCACGACGAACACGGGGACCGTCGGACGGAACTGGTGTTCATCGGGACGGACTACGACGAAGACGGCCTCCGGTCGGCGCTCGACGACGCGCTCGTCACTGACGAGGAGTGGGGTGACGGCGACCCGTCTACGGGGCCGTTCCCGGCGGAACAGGGCGAGGAGACGGTGATTCGGAGCCCCTAA
- a CDS encoding polyketide cyclase has product MREVERSRFVMARPPAVHRTLSPEAVVAAEGTFTVSAVEEADMGTVVTAAGPGMSVPLRFETRDDGLRYTVEGEVGPFDHLETELTVTPEENGSRLTMRSTVSLNLLLPFADRIAAWKRGNELERALDELAADVPGG; this is encoded by the coding sequence ATGCGCGAGGTCGAACGCTCTCGGTTCGTGATGGCGCGGCCGCCGGCTGTCCACCGCACGCTCTCCCCGGAGGCAGTTGTCGCGGCCGAGGGGACGTTCACGGTGTCGGCCGTCGAGGAGGCCGACATGGGCACGGTGGTCACCGCCGCCGGCCCGGGGATGTCGGTGCCGCTCCGGTTTGAGACCCGGGACGACGGGCTCCGGTACACCGTCGAGGGCGAGGTCGGCCCGTTCGACCACCTGGAGACAGAACTCACGGTCACGCCGGAAGAGAACGGGTCCCGGCTCACGATGCGCTCGACCGTCTCGCTGAACCTGCTGCTCCCCTTCGCCGACCGCATCGCCGCCTGGAAGCGCGGCAACGAACTGGAACGAGCGCTCGACGAACTGGCGGCCGACGTGCCCGGGGGCTGA
- a CDS encoding threonylcarbamoyl-AMP synthase, which yields MTTVDDAAAAVRDGELVIYPTETVYGLGADALDAAAVERVFEAKGRERDKPVSMAVPDIESAREYTDLSERELAFMREFLPGPVTVVVKRRDAVPDVLVAGRDCVGVRIPDHDLALELLAETGPLTATSANISGNPSARTVGDLDAIRERAAVVLDAGETDGGTGSTVVNVASRTIHRRGARADAVESWLDDRD from the coding sequence ATGACGACAGTCGACGACGCCGCGGCAGCGGTTCGCGACGGAGAGCTTGTCATCTATCCCACAGAGACAGTGTACGGTCTCGGCGCAGACGCCCTCGATGCTGCTGCTGTCGAGCGGGTGTTCGAGGCGAAGGGACGGGAGCGCGACAAGCCAGTGTCGATGGCCGTCCCCGACATCGAGTCCGCACGCGAGTACACCGACCTGAGTGAGCGTGAACTGGCGTTCATGCGCGAGTTCCTTCCCGGCCCGGTCACCGTCGTCGTCAAGCGCCGCGACGCAGTGCCGGACGTGCTGGTCGCCGGCCGGGACTGCGTCGGGGTCCGCATCCCCGACCACGACCTCGCGCTCGAACTCCTCGCCGAAACCGGGCCGCTCACGGCAACGAGCGCTAACATCTCCGGGAACCCGAGCGCCCGCACCGTCGGCGACCTCGACGCTATCCGCGAGCGTGCCGCCGTCGTACTCGACGCCGGCGAGACCGACGGCGGGACCGGGTCAACGGTCGTAAACGTCGCCAGCAGGACGATTCATCGCCGCGGCGCACGCGCCGACGCTGTCGAGTCGTGGCTCGATGACCGAGACTGA
- a CDS encoding carbon starvation protein A: protein MTQVIWIVLAVLLTFSVGYLGYSKYLARFLELDDDNETPAHKYEDGQEYVPSKKPVLLGHHYSSIAGGAPIVGPITAGAVWGWVPALLWIAIGNPLMGSVHDFVSLSGSLRHEGKSIGYIIGEYIGEGGKNMLLWFAFLTIILVVAVFALVVAIVFDAFPQVTTASFVYIALALVFGVYLYQLNGPFLPGTVLFVAGVFAGVYVGILNPVALFPAVGDASYPAGTIVLADVLNLGSGQWIPGSSATAMNPNRAAWVPIIMVYAGIASALPVWVLLQPRDYLSSFLLYAGVGGALLAVIVGTVFGTAATESGSLVIADSMSAFNGFWGVEGAGLAPLFPLLFITIACGTISGFHSLVSSGTTAKQLNKETDARLIGYGGMLGEGLLAAVALSTLAVAGFADPAGGIGAALPNFATGGGIIFTSLGIPQTFGAPFMALVLVSFLLTSTDTAVRLGRYMMEEIVGLRAGETASGFNVGGGIRSTLGEIGRGRYTNPLVQAIPAYLMVISGEWLTLWALFGGANQLLAALALLTATVWLANWDDNKQLYSTGVPMAIMTTITILGLSWLAFYSNLYQNLIQGGAEGTAAIASSTVQMVLALVLIGLALALVKKGYDNISTVRDRGPAGAVEPGDD from the coding sequence ATGACACAGGTAATCTGGATCGTTCTGGCAGTACTGCTGACGTTCAGCGTGGGGTATCTGGGGTATTCGAAGTACCTCGCGCGGTTCCTCGAACTCGACGACGACAACGAGACACCGGCACACAAGTACGAAGACGGGCAGGAGTACGTCCCGTCGAAGAAACCGGTGTTGCTGGGTCACCACTACTCCAGCATCGCGGGTGGGGCACCGATTGTCGGACCGATTACAGCAGGCGCTGTGTGGGGGTGGGTTCCCGCACTCCTGTGGATAGCCATCGGCAACCCATTGATGGGCAGCGTCCACGACTTCGTCTCGCTGTCTGGCTCGCTCAGACACGAGGGGAAGTCCATCGGCTACATCATCGGTGAGTACATCGGAGAAGGCGGCAAGAACATGCTGCTGTGGTTCGCCTTCCTCACTATCATCCTCGTTGTCGCGGTGTTCGCGCTGGTGGTCGCCATCGTGTTCGATGCGTTCCCGCAGGTGACGACGGCGAGCTTCGTCTACATCGCGCTGGCGCTGGTGTTCGGCGTGTACCTGTATCAACTGAATGGACCGTTCCTCCCGGGAACAGTGCTGTTCGTCGCTGGCGTGTTCGCCGGCGTGTACGTGGGGATTCTGAACCCCGTTGCGCTGTTTCCGGCTGTCGGTGACGCGAGCTACCCCGCAGGCACGATCGTGCTCGCGGACGTGTTGAACCTCGGCAGTGGACAGTGGATTCCTGGCTCCTCTGCGACGGCGATGAACCCCAACCGTGCGGCGTGGGTGCCGATAATCATGGTGTACGCGGGCATTGCGAGTGCGCTCCCAGTGTGGGTGCTGCTCCAGCCGCGTGACTACCTGTCGTCGTTCCTGCTGTACGCCGGCGTCGGCGGCGCGCTGCTGGCCGTCATTGTCGGCACGGTGTTCGGCACGGCCGCCACCGAGAGCGGCTCACTGGTCATCGCGGACTCGATGAGCGCGTTCAATGGCTTCTGGGGCGTCGAGGGCGCGGGCCTCGCGCCGCTGTTCCCGCTGCTGTTTATCACCATCGCCTGCGGGACCATCAGTGGCTTCCACTCGCTGGTGTCCTCCGGAACGACGGCGAAACAGTTGAACAAGGAGACCGACGCCCGCCTCATCGGATACGGTGGGATGCTCGGTGAGGGGCTGCTGGCCGCCGTCGCGCTGTCGACGCTCGCCGTGGCCGGTTTCGCCGACCCCGCCGGTGGTATCGGTGCTGCGCTGCCGAACTTCGCGACGGGTGGCGGCATCATCTTCACCAGCCTCGGTATCCCCCAGACCTTTGGCGCGCCGTTCATGGCGCTCGTCCTGGTGAGCTTCCTGCTGACCTCGACAGACACGGCCGTCCGACTCGGCCGGTACATGATGGAAGAAATCGTCGGGCTTCGAGCGGGCGAGACGGCCTCCGGCTTCAATGTCGGCGGCGGCATCCGTTCGACGCTCGGCGAGATCGGCCGCGGCCGCTACACGAACCCGCTCGTCCAGGCTATCCCGGCCTACCTGATGGTCATCTCCGGCGAGTGGCTCACGCTGTGGGCACTGTTCGGCGGCGCGAACCAGCTGCTGGCCGCGCTGGCGCTGCTGACTGCGACCGTCTGGCTCGCGAACTGGGACGACAACAAGCAGCTGTACTCCACGGGCGTGCCGATGGCCATCATGACGACTATCACTATTCTGGGGCTGTCTTGGCTGGCGTTCTACAGCAACCTCTACCAGAACCTCATTCAGGGCGGTGCTGAGGGGACTGCGGCAATCGCCTCTTCGACCGTCCAGATGGTACTGGCGCTGGTCCTCATCGGCCTCGCGCTGGCCCTCGTGAAGAAAGGGTACGACAACATCAGCACGGTCCGTGACCGTGGTCCCGCCGGCGCGGTCGAACCAGGCGACGACTGA
- a CDS encoding conditioned medium-induced protein 4: MDEKTEELRDIFMDVSDEGAVTESQEASRGSLADTDEAGVADRLGDIIARMRERYEFRTELVDEELVTVVRLFYEGSDDATIAAEIDADEPDVVEGRLDLHLLREEDTEAPFDLPAFRRRVANDDPSVAELATEFDIDESRAAHYRRVVAAQDAARRVSHRFQSEFEDVLTDAGLSTQHAAALREDGLDEATEDIDSLDSGADVSM, from the coding sequence ATGGACGAGAAGACTGAAGAACTTCGTGACATCTTCATGGACGTCTCCGATGAGGGGGCTGTGACGGAGTCCCAAGAGGCGTCGAGAGGGTCCTTGGCCGACACTGACGAGGCCGGTGTCGCGGACCGACTCGGTGACATCATCGCGCGGATGCGCGAGCGGTACGAGTTCCGAACCGAACTCGTTGACGAGGAGCTAGTGACAGTGGTCCGACTGTTCTACGAGGGGAGCGACGACGCGACTATCGCGGCCGAGATCGACGCGGACGAGCCCGACGTTGTCGAGGGCCGACTGGACCTGCATCTCCTCCGCGAGGAGGACACAGAGGCACCGTTTGACCTGCCTGCGTTCCGCCGTCGCGTCGCCAACGACGACCCTTCGGTCGCCGAACTCGCGACCGAGTTCGATATCGACGAGTCCCGGGCCGCCCACTATCGGCGCGTCGTTGCCGCACAGGATGCTGCCCGCCGTGTCTCCCACCGATTCCAGAGTGAGTTCGAGGACGTGCTGACCGACGCCGGGCTGTCGACACAGCACGCCGCCGCCCTCCGCGAGGACGGCCTTGACGAGGCCACCGAGGATATCGACTCACTTGATTCCGGCGCTGACGTGTCGATGTGA
- a CDS encoding peroxiredoxin has translation MDLDFDVVDLDPVDHPEEGDTAPDFTRPLVNDEFWEDESLASVCADSDRVVLVFHAMDGAFPATYIWNEIRDRAWHEQATVVGVSISTPYEHKQLLEEREIEGDYRLFSDPANGVAQQYGIDMDLDGMAGIEEPRPSVFVLDSDRTVEYAWVAESWPDFPDYDDVEAQL, from the coding sequence ATGGACCTCGACTTCGATGTCGTCGACCTCGACCCGGTCGACCACCCCGAAGAAGGCGACACTGCGCCGGATTTCACGCGCCCGCTGGTCAACGACGAGTTCTGGGAGGACGAGTCGCTCGCGTCTGTGTGTGCCGACAGCGACCGGGTCGTGCTCGTGTTCCACGCGATGGACGGGGCGTTCCCGGCGACGTACATCTGGAACGAGATCCGCGACCGCGCGTGGCACGAGCAGGCCACCGTCGTCGGCGTCTCCATCTCGACGCCCTACGAGCACAAGCAGTTGCTCGAAGAGCGGGAAATAGAGGGGGACTACCGGCTGTTCTCGGACCCGGCCAACGGCGTCGCACAGCAGTACGGTATCGACATGGACCTCGACGGGATGGCCGGTATCGAGGAGCCGCGCCCGTCCGTGTTCGTCCTCGATAGCGACCGGACCGTCGAGTACGCGTGGGTGGCCGAGAGCTGGCCCGACTTCCCGGACTACGACGACGTCGAAGCGCAACTCTGA
- a CDS encoding ATPase encodes MEPFVFFGGKGGVGKTTVSCAYGVKSARAGLDTLVVSTDPAHSVTDVFDQEFGDEPAPVAGVDGLDAMEIDPETESQRHLDSIRNDLSEQVSAAMVNEINQQLEMAHQTPGAYESALFDRFVDVMRNADPYDRVVFDTSPTGSTLRLLGLPEFLEGWIDRLMHKREKSIDLFEKAAIGNNEPRRVMDGDPVLARLQDRKEFFEFAGGALQADAAFFLVLNPDQLSVNETRRAISEMRERDLSVRGLVANKLTPEPDPDENGRGARYLRDRVATENERLQEVRETLDPPLVAEITTRTAEVKGDLLDDVAAELDVETNAEAPSFV; translated from the coding sequence ATGGAGCCGTTCGTCTTCTTCGGCGGCAAGGGCGGGGTCGGCAAGACCACCGTCTCCTGTGCCTACGGCGTCAAGTCCGCGCGGGCGGGCCTGGACACGCTCGTCGTCTCGACGGATCCGGCCCACTCCGTCACCGACGTGTTCGACCAGGAGTTCGGCGACGAGCCGGCCCCCGTCGCGGGCGTCGACGGCCTCGACGCGATGGAAATCGACCCCGAGACCGAGAGCCAGCGCCACCTCGACAGCATCCGCAACGACCTCTCCGAGCAGGTGTCGGCGGCGATGGTCAATGAGATAAACCAGCAACTGGAGATGGCCCACCAGACGCCCGGGGCCTACGAGTCGGCGCTGTTCGACCGCTTCGTCGACGTGATGCGCAACGCCGACCCGTACGACCGGGTGGTCTTCGACACCTCGCCGACCGGCAGCACGCTCCGCCTGCTCGGTCTGCCGGAGTTCCTCGAAGGGTGGATAGACCGGCTGATGCACAAACGCGAGAAGAGCATCGACCTCTTCGAGAAGGCCGCTATCGGCAACAACGAGCCCCGCCGCGTGATGGACGGCGATCCGGTGCTTGCGCGCCTGCAGGACCGCAAGGAGTTCTTCGAGTTCGCCGGCGGCGCGCTCCAGGCCGACGCCGCCTTCTTCCTCGTGCTCAACCCCGACCAGCTCTCAGTCAACGAGACGAGGCGCGCGATCTCCGAGATGCGAGAGCGCGACCTCTCGGTTCGCGGCCTCGTCGCGAACAAACTCACGCCCGAACCGGACCCCGACGAGAACGGCCGCGGGGCCCGATACCTCCGGGACCGCGTCGCGACTGAAAACGAGCGACTGCAGGAGGTCCGAGAGACGCTCGACCCGCCGCTGGTCGCGGAAATCACGACCCGCACAGCGGAAGTGAAAGGCGACCTGCTCGACGATGTCGCCGCCGAACTCGATGTCGAGACGAACGCCGAGGCACCGTCGTTCGTTTGA
- a CDS encoding anion permease: protein MVATSTIATLVIASAASLFMAWAIGAGSSGSTPFAPAVGANAISVMRAGFFVGILGLAGAVLQGANVTEAVGSELVLFPSGGGLSAIAAIVALLTAAVLVAVGIFTGYPIATAFTVTGAVVGVGLAMGGQPATAKYIEIVSLWVLTPFVGGGIAFGTAWSLRHESTTEERLVPLLGGLVGVILANIEFVLLAPGSEQASVARAVARAAGTPMVPSMVAVTLLIGVLAGGLLYLDIRADADAGQRHFLLVMGGLVAFSAGGSQVGLALGPLVPLLGEGPTAAIPITGVLLFGGLGLLVGSWTGAPRMIKALAQDYSSLGPRRSIGALIPSFIIAQAAVFFGIPVSFNEIIVSAIVGSGAAAGGGEVSREKMGKTVLAWVGSLALAFALSYGLFWVISATL, encoded by the coding sequence ATGGTCGCGACGAGTACGATTGCGACGCTTGTTATCGCGTCAGCCGCGAGTTTGTTCATGGCCTGGGCCATCGGTGCCGGGTCGTCCGGGTCCACTCCGTTCGCGCCGGCCGTCGGTGCGAACGCGATTTCGGTGATGCGGGCCGGGTTTTTCGTGGGCATCCTAGGGCTGGCCGGCGCAGTCCTGCAGGGGGCCAACGTCACAGAAGCCGTCGGGAGCGAACTCGTGCTGTTCCCGAGTGGCGGCGGCCTGTCAGCCATCGCCGCTATCGTCGCACTGCTGACCGCGGCAGTGCTGGTCGCCGTCGGCATCTTCACCGGCTACCCTATCGCAACAGCGTTTACCGTCACCGGCGCAGTCGTCGGTGTCGGGCTGGCGATGGGCGGCCAGCCGGCGACAGCTAAGTACATCGAGATCGTCTCGCTGTGGGTCCTGACGCCCTTCGTCGGCGGGGGCATCGCCTTCGGAACGGCGTGGTCGCTCCGGCACGAGTCCACTACCGAGGAGCGACTCGTGCCGCTGCTTGGCGGGCTGGTCGGTGTGATTCTGGCGAACATCGAGTTCGTGCTGCTGGCACCGGGTAGCGAGCAGGCGTCGGTCGCCCGTGCCGTCGCGCGAGCGGCCGGGACACCGATGGTCCCGTCGATGGTCGCCGTCACGCTCCTTATCGGAGTGCTCGCAGGAGGTCTGCTGTATCTAGATATCAGAGCGGATGCAGACGCAGGGCAGCGACACTTTCTGCTGGTGATGGGCGGTCTCGTAGCCTTCTCCGCTGGCGGAAGCCAGGTCGGGCTGGCGCTGGGGCCGCTGGTGCCCTTGCTCGGCGAGGGGCCGACGGCGGCTATCCCTATCACCGGGGTCCTGCTGTTCGGCGGGCTCGGCCTCCTCGTCGGCTCGTGGACTGGCGCGCCACGGATGATAAAGGCGCTTGCACAGGATTACTCCTCGCTCGGGCCGCGGCGTTCTATCGGCGCGTTGATTCCGAGCTTCATCATCGCACAGGCGGCCGTTTTCTTCGGTATTCCGGTGTCGTTCAACGAGATCATCGTCTCCGCCATCGTCGGCTCCGGGGCGGCCGCCGGCGGCGGCGAAGTCAGTCGGGAGAAGATGGGGAAAACGGTGCTTGCCTGGGTCGGCTCGCTGGCGCTAGCGTTCGCGCTGAGCTACGGACTCTTCTGGGTCATCAGCGCGACGCTGTGA
- a CDS encoding cupin: MGYHHFAVDDIEPTPDRPSTQRSLSDAADLENAAVNLYEVAPGEDIPLAYHYHDDQEELFYVLSGTLAVETPEGTYEVGEDEVFVVEPDSPQRAHNPESATDPVRTLAVGAPAVDDVHPYEQE; this comes from the coding sequence ATGGGCTATCACCATTTCGCGGTCGACGACATCGAACCGACACCGGACCGGCCGAGCACCCAGCGCTCGCTCAGCGACGCCGCAGACCTTGAAAACGCGGCCGTGAACCTCTACGAGGTCGCCCCCGGCGAGGACATCCCGCTCGCGTACCATTACCACGACGACCAGGAAGAACTGTTCTACGTCCTCTCGGGCACGCTGGCCGTCGAGACACCGGAGGGGACCTACGAGGTCGGCGAAGACGAGGTGTTCGTCGTCGAACCGGACAGCCCCCAGCGGGCACACAACCCCGAGTCCGCGACCGACCCGGTGCGGACCCTCGCCGTCGGCGCGCCCGCGGTGGACGACGTCCACCCCTACGAGCAGGAGTGA
- a CDS encoding glutaredoxin — protein MSESDITLYRLQACPFCERVVRKLHEYGLDYQSRFVEPMHSDRDVVKRLSGKRTVPAIVDENTGVTMSESANIVAYLERTYGEGDETAGGVA, from the coding sequence ATGAGCGAGTCCGACATCACACTGTACCGGTTGCAGGCGTGTCCGTTCTGTGAGCGCGTCGTCCGGAAGCTGCACGAATACGGTCTCGACTACCAGTCGCGGTTCGTCGAGCCGATGCACTCCGACCGCGACGTAGTCAAGCGGCTGTCCGGCAAGCGGACCGTGCCCGCTATCGTCGACGAGAACACCGGGGTTACGATGTCCGAGAGCGCGAACATCGTCGCGTATCTGGAGCGGACCTACGGCGAGGGCGATGAGACCGCAGGGGGTGTAGCCTGA